In a genomic window of Thermoproteales archaeon:
- a CDS encoding site-2 protease family protein, whose amino-acid sequence MVSGLLQQYASTIILVSAIGVLYLSLYLLKNFKPDILTRWGVTLEGPVVMLRTEKFNKVIERIGSKYKKLITLISYISILVGVYLLAVGIYFIHVNLLAIIFKSPTAAPVAPVLPGITIGLESLPYFVLAAAIVLIPHEFAHGIFASAFNVSIKSAGLLLAIILFGGFVEPDENEFEEISLSRKIRVFSAGSFANFLTFILLILVFTNAMIASGVLVNSTLEGYPANEILRAGDIIIKMNETEVKSLQELIVFMKNTKPGDVVKLTVVRNGDIVNVHIRLASDPRNSTKGFMGASFNDFYSLVFFRDSFSDLARSLSTEVYKILIWSIMATQSIAVINMLPIYPFDGGQVVNAIIEKSIKNEKNRTIAKVSVSLYFAAILLANMILSIKIWGLRLWLP is encoded by the coding sequence GTGGTGTCGGGTTTACTACAACAATACGCTAGCACGATTATACTAGTATCAGCAATAGGAGTTCTCTATTTATCCCTTTATCTCCTTAAAAATTTTAAGCCAGATATCCTAACTCGATGGGGCGTTACTCTGGAAGGGCCGGTTGTAATGCTTCGAACAGAGAAATTTAACAAAGTCATAGAGAGAATAGGCTCAAAATATAAAAAACTCATCACCCTGATATCATACATATCTATTCTTGTTGGAGTATACCTATTAGCTGTAGGCATATACTTTATACATGTCAATCTTCTAGCGATAATATTTAAATCTCCAACAGCCGCGCCGGTGGCGCCGGTTCTTCCAGGCATTACAATTGGCTTGGAATCGCTTCCTTATTTTGTACTTGCGGCAGCTATTGTTTTAATACCCCATGAATTCGCTCACGGAATATTCGCTTCAGCTTTCAACGTTTCTATAAAATCCGCCGGATTACTACTCGCTATAATTCTCTTTGGGGGATTTGTAGAACCTGATGAAAACGAGTTTGAGGAAATTTCTCTTTCAAGAAAAATAAGAGTTTTCTCAGCTGGCAGCTTTGCTAATTTTTTAACGTTTATACTGCTTATTCTGGTTTTCACTAACGCGATGATCGCATCCGGTGTTTTGGTTAACTCTACGCTTGAAGGTTATCCTGCAAATGAGATATTGAGAGCTGGCGACATAATTATTAAAATGAATGAGACTGAAGTAAAAAGTCTTCAAGAACTCATCGTTTTCATGAAGAACACAAAGCCCGGAGATGTAGTCAAACTTACAGTCGTAAGAAATGGTGATATTGTTAACGTGCATATTAGGCTTGCGTCAGACCCCAGAAATTCAACAAAAGGCTTTATGGGAGCATCATTTAACGATTTCTATTCTTTAGTGTTTTTCCGCGATAGTTTTAGCGACCTAGCTAGATCGCTTTCAACAGAAGTATATAAGATTCTTATATGGTCTATAATGGCAACGCAAAGTATTGCGGTAATAAACATGCTTCCCATATATCCTTTTGATGGAGGGCAAGTAGTAAACGCTATTATTGAAAAGTCTATAAAAAATGAAAAAAACAGAACGATAGCAAAAGTTAGCGTTTCTCTCTATTTCGCAGCGATATTGTTAGCTAACATGATTTTATCTATTAAAATATGGGGGCTAAGACTATGGCTACCTTAA